The proteins below are encoded in one region of Streptomyces sp. NBC_00490:
- a CDS encoding DNA-processing protein DprA: MTTMTPEQKDLLALCALRVESKSIDWNLLARICQSREALDVVLSGDLPEDSAIARRNQPLLREALASMDEARSRVASEYEAAESAGARLVTVLDPDYPANLRVIPNLPPFLFYLGCLEARDARSAAVVGTRNASEEGLQRAARMARGLVEHDVVVFSGLAKGVDTAAHTATVDAGGRTVAVMGTGIAHKIYPAQNKPLAAQIVESGGALVSQFWPTSSAATWTFPRRNVVTSGSTMGSIVVEASSTSGAKMQARIAHEHGKHVFLLRSLATKEPWAAKMIAERKAVEVTELNDVLALMGEATRVQQAGEQRLQLTLAGL, from the coding sequence ATGACCACCATGACTCCCGAGCAGAAGGATCTGCTCGCACTCTGCGCTCTAAGGGTGGAGAGTAAATCTATCGACTGGAACCTGCTTGCCCGGATTTGCCAGTCACGTGAGGCGCTAGACGTCGTACTCAGCGGGGATCTGCCCGAGGACTCCGCGATCGCTCGCCGTAATCAACCACTCCTACGCGAAGCGCTCGCCTCCATGGACGAGGCGCGTTCACGGGTTGCGTCTGAGTACGAGGCCGCCGAGAGCGCAGGGGCTCGGCTGGTAACAGTCCTTGACCCTGACTACCCCGCAAACCTACGCGTGATCCCGAACCTCCCGCCGTTCCTCTTCTACCTCGGTTGCCTCGAAGCGCGTGACGCTCGGTCAGCCGCAGTGGTAGGTACGCGCAACGCCAGCGAGGAGGGGTTGCAGCGCGCTGCACGAATGGCGCGGGGTCTCGTTGAGCACGATGTCGTGGTTTTCAGTGGTCTTGCAAAGGGCGTCGATACCGCTGCCCACACCGCGACCGTGGACGCCGGCGGCCGTACCGTTGCTGTCATGGGAACGGGAATTGCCCATAAGATTTACCCTGCACAGAATAAACCTCTCGCTGCACAAATCGTTGAGAGCGGCGGCGCATTGGTCTCCCAGTTCTGGCCCACGTCCAGCGCAGCAACGTGGACCTTCCCGCGGAGAAATGTCGTCACATCAGGCTCCACTATGGGCAGCATCGTCGTCGAGGCGTCATCGACGTCCGGGGCGAAGATGCAGGCACGAATCGCGCACGAGCATGGCAAGCACGTCTTCCTGTTGCGGTCTCTGGCTACCAAGGAGCCATGGGCAGCGAAGATGATCGCCGAACGCAAAGCCGTGGAAGTGACCGAGCTGAACGACGTCCTTGCACTCATGGGCGAAGCAACACGCGTACAACAAGCCGGAGAACAGCGTCTTCAGCTCACGCTGGCGGGTCTGTGA
- a CDS encoding ComF family protein — MFADPLEQKIKRFKYDGYTGWGLIFGRLIVGWLNAHEANVEDIDLIIGNPTAPERTPVRHIEVMMKSAYAEDIRGRWPIASPENPVLIKRYETEKSAGKGWSAKMDAARQHAAALQLCQSVEGQRILLVDDIFTTGATFHTVGKRLITEWGATEVRGLVLARVPFGLS; from the coding sequence ATGTTCGCCGATCCTTTAGAGCAGAAAATCAAGCGTTTTAAGTACGACGGGTACACCGGCTGGGGGCTCATATTCGGTCGCCTAATAGTCGGCTGGCTCAATGCACACGAGGCGAACGTCGAGGATATTGACCTTATCATCGGCAATCCCACAGCTCCGGAGCGAACGCCAGTACGCCACATTGAAGTAATGATGAAATCGGCGTATGCAGAAGACATTCGCGGGCGTTGGCCGATAGCCAGCCCAGAAAATCCTGTGCTAATCAAGAGGTACGAAACCGAAAAATCAGCCGGCAAGGGCTGGTCTGCGAAAATGGATGCTGCACGCCAACATGCGGCAGCTTTGCAGCTATGCCAAAGCGTCGAAGGTCAAAGAATTCTACTAGTGGATGACATCTTCACCACAGGAGCAACCTTTCACACCGTCGGAAAGCGGCTCATTACCGAGTGGGGAGCTACTGAGGTACGCGGCCTGGTCCTTGCGCGAGTCCCGTTTGGCCTATCGTAG
- a CDS encoding S1 family peptidase, which yields MEDSAPQLGFYSLYSPCLLCVETRGEDGELGIGTAFHIGDGYLVTARHVVEGRELTNLIPAYYGSVSLESVEIIYPSDPMVDLALLKTDFSLDYYMNRVNFWGRGEVKKVDHIEIGSHLNDWIDDSMVLMKVVAFGYPPIPTSPGPRLVAVRGEVNTIIDPYLGSRNPLFIISPMARGGFSGGPVLTESGWLLGVVTSSLLTDHAAPELGYGAALTIEPLWEMLFENRIFPASNIDMMFELRYGWQVEEDFFPAEKLQQLKDRSARRGDI from the coding sequence ATGGAAGATTCTGCTCCGCAATTAGGTTTTTACAGCCTATATTCCCCTTGTCTCCTGTGCGTTGAAACGCGGGGCGAGGATGGAGAACTTGGAATAGGGACGGCATTTCATATTGGCGATGGATACCTGGTGACTGCGCGACATGTCGTTGAAGGCAGAGAGTTAACCAATCTAATTCCCGCCTACTACGGTTCTGTATCTTTGGAATCGGTAGAGATTATATATCCATCTGACCCTATGGTGGATCTCGCTCTACTTAAGACGGATTTTTCGCTAGATTATTACATGAATAGAGTAAATTTCTGGGGGCGGGGTGAAGTAAAAAAGGTCGACCATATTGAGATTGGAAGTCATCTAAACGATTGGATTGATGACTCAATGGTTCTGATGAAGGTCGTGGCGTTCGGTTATCCGCCGATTCCTACCTCTCCGGGGCCGCGACTGGTTGCTGTTCGAGGCGAGGTGAATACAATTATTGACCCATACCTCGGATCGCGCAATCCGCTCTTTATTATCTCCCCAATGGCGCGGGGCGGTTTCAGTGGCGGTCCCGTTCTGACTGAGAGTGGATGGTTGCTGGGGGTTGTTACTTCTTCCCTGCTCACGGACCATGCTGCCCCAGAGCTTGGTTATGGGGCAGCCTTGACGATCGAGCCACTCTGGGAAATGCTATTTGAGAACAGGATTTTTCCCGCCTCTAATATCGATATGATGTTCGAGCTTAGGTATGGTTGGCAAGTGGAGGAAGATTTCTTCCCCGCCGAGAAGCTACAGCAACTTAAAGATAGGAGTGCTCGGCGAGGGGATATTTAG
- a CDS encoding sigma factor-like helix-turn-helix DNA-binding protein has protein sequence MHADMEQVSGIAEPVDRAKAAIDLMATYQGWVLELSRIRREAIEEAQASGLTQAEIAKRLGVSRGRVGQLASAGPPPERAFFGTDMVTVSLGGKYEAGKTPEQSSEVVTREDISNFEHLRTLLAGMKLEAKYEVVPPTGIINLNRDNHVVVCGPRLSPIVAQVLEGDDNLAFEKDRAWHLVDRKTGEKYRSPMDEDGSAGDFGYLGRLPRLDGRGTFLYIAGVHSIGANGVVHFLENNLAELYREVRTRRFSTLISCRYDPKTLDVLESRRVTPLYRHEA, from the coding sequence GTGCACGCAGACATGGAGCAGGTCTCCGGGATCGCTGAGCCGGTCGACCGCGCGAAAGCGGCAATCGACCTCATGGCGACGTATCAGGGATGGGTGCTGGAGCTCTCCCGCATCCGTCGTGAGGCCATCGAGGAAGCGCAAGCGTCAGGCCTGACTCAGGCAGAAATCGCGAAGCGACTCGGTGTGAGCCGAGGCCGTGTCGGGCAACTCGCGTCCGCCGGCCCGCCCCCAGAGCGAGCGTTCTTCGGCACGGACATGGTGACGGTGTCGCTCGGTGGCAAATACGAGGCCGGCAAGACCCCCGAGCAGTCCAGCGAGGTGGTCACCAGAGAGGACATCAGCAACTTCGAGCACCTGCGCACGCTGCTCGCGGGCATGAAGCTTGAGGCGAAATACGAGGTGGTTCCGCCGACAGGGATCATCAATCTGAACCGTGACAACCACGTCGTCGTCTGCGGGCCGCGACTGTCACCCATAGTTGCGCAGGTACTGGAAGGGGACGACAACCTAGCGTTTGAGAAGGATCGAGCCTGGCACCTGGTGGACCGGAAAACCGGGGAGAAGTACCGATCCCCGATGGACGAAGACGGTTCAGCAGGTGACTTCGGGTACCTCGGTCGCCTCCCGCGCTTGGACGGTCGTGGGACGTTCCTGTACATCGCTGGAGTCCACTCCATTGGCGCGAACGGAGTCGTTCACTTCCTGGAGAACAACTTGGCTGAGCTGTACCGAGAGGTCCGTACACGACGGTTCTCGACGCTCATCTCATGCCGCTACGACCCCAAGACGCTCGACGTGCTGGAGAGTCGACGTGTCACCCCGCTGTACCGACATGAGGCGTGA
- a CDS encoding DUF6284 family protein — MSTIVTVQGTVTTSDDWTPFASLADFFMEPTDAELDAIEQEMPLILADVDLLDAQIITLDRTPNEVDARRIRRARRRVLTARRTLANQSVTGASGGAA, encoded by the coding sequence ATGAGCACCATCGTCACTGTTCAGGGCACTGTTACGACGTCCGATGACTGGACACCGTTCGCTAGCCTCGCCGACTTCTTCATGGAGCCGACAGACGCAGAGCTGGATGCGATCGAGCAGGAGATGCCGCTGATCCTGGCGGACGTCGACCTGCTCGACGCGCAGATCATCACGCTGGACCGCACGCCGAACGAGGTGGACGCCCGACGTATCCGCCGCGCCCGGCGCCGGGTGCTCACCGCTCGCCGCACGCTCGCCAACCAGAGCGTCACGGGCGCTTCCGGGGGTGCGGCGTGA
- a CDS encoding conjugal transfer protein has translation MLATGVIGGIGTYSNIGHAYGKGTALGALAAGEGATAVLALVLLGLTMLGQSSPRVVRLGLWALPAAASVMGAMAAPDPARTVIYALTPMGMSVSAEGMAFLARRIVVHTDGRDAEHERRTADLVQALAYHRARAAQHPSDRVKKWSERKSWRLARRIGVGDTALGSRLLDVQRDRVTEGADAALSSMYCAPAGPALTVSANAEESTETSRKRSMADLGESAPVPAMTLTRLPVPEPVAIDAGKSILPLKPMPAIPAPTPAPIETPAGRSVAAGSTAPRGVTGRVPDAARSPRPKRTPAQLLDEARKAMEGLPDAKVTGEGIRRAIHTSPVNARMLRDTLRAERAQRTGPAVP, from the coding sequence ATGCTGGCCACGGGCGTGATCGGCGGGATCGGCACCTACAGCAACATCGGCCACGCCTACGGCAAAGGCACCGCCCTCGGGGCCCTCGCGGCTGGTGAGGGCGCCACCGCCGTACTCGCCCTGGTCCTGCTCGGGCTGACCATGCTCGGGCAGTCCTCGCCGCGCGTGGTGCGCCTCGGGTTGTGGGCGCTGCCCGCCGCCGCGTCGGTCATGGGCGCGATGGCTGCACCCGATCCGGCGCGCACTGTCATCTACGCCCTGACCCCGATGGGCATGTCCGTCTCGGCTGAGGGCATGGCGTTCCTTGCGCGGCGGATCGTGGTGCACACCGACGGTCGCGACGCCGAACACGAGCGCCGCACCGCCGATCTCGTGCAGGCTTTGGCCTACCACCGCGCCCGTGCCGCTCAGCACCCCAGCGATCGGGTCAAGAAGTGGTCGGAGCGCAAGTCGTGGCGCCTGGCCCGCAGGATCGGCGTCGGGGACACCGCGCTGGGATCGAGGCTGCTCGATGTCCAGCGCGATCGGGTCACCGAGGGCGCCGATGCCGCCCTCTCGTCGATGTACTGCGCCCCCGCCGGCCCGGCGCTGACCGTGTCCGCGAATGCGGAGGAATCTACCGAGACCAGCAGGAAACGGTCTATGGCTGACCTGGGGGAATCGGCCCCCGTTCCGGCCATGACGCTGACCCGTCTGCCGGTGCCGGAACCGGTCGCGATCGATGCGGGCAAGTCGATTCTTCCGCTCAAGCCGATGCCCGCCATCCCCGCCCCGACCCCGGCACCGATCGAGACGCCGGCGGGACGGAGTGTGGCGGCGGGATCGACTGCGCCGCGTGGGGTGACCGGTCGGGTTCCTGACGCTGCTCGATCGCCCCGGCCCAAGCGCACCCCGGCTCAACTGCTCGATGAGGCACGCAAGGCGATGGAAGGCCTGCCGGACGCGAAGGTGACCGGTGAGGGCATCCGCCGCGCGATCCACACCTCACCCGTCAACGCCCGCATGCTGCGGGACACGCTGCGTGCCGAGCGCGCGCAGCGGACCGGTCCGGCGGTGCCGTGA
- a CDS encoding RRQRL motif-containing zinc-binding protein: MATAYTKCYDPTGARYGIPTYPWRYAPDGLATRRQLRAKGLRPGGQPVCAQLMLRHRGRKSGAMVAYLYREDLAKPVRPMTSRKWGALALAMLARRTCPVCRVTYSYCMPTSLGMCVLCAFPATSSRSA, translated from the coding sequence ATGGCCACCGCCTACACCAAGTGCTACGACCCGACCGGCGCCCGCTACGGGATACCGACCTACCCCTGGCGCTACGCCCCGGACGGACTCGCCACCCGCCGGCAGTTACGGGCCAAGGGACTGCGTCCGGGCGGTCAGCCAGTCTGCGCTCAGCTCATGCTGCGCCACCGCGGCCGCAAGTCCGGCGCCATGGTCGCCTACCTCTACCGCGAGGACCTCGCCAAACCGGTACGGCCGATGACCTCGCGCAAGTGGGGCGCCCTCGCCCTGGCGATGCTCGCCCGCCGCACCTGCCCGGTCTGCCGGGTCACCTACAGCTACTGCATGCCGACCTCACTCGGCATGTGCGTGCTGTGCGCCTTCCCTGCTACCTCTTCTAGGAGTGCGTGA
- a CDS encoding pRL2-8, translated as MAVPETPPGECPQCWQHAYDRSVHRRLKPREDCPQCVDHMRNGHPYLVPKQKTGRR; from the coding sequence GTGGCCGTACCCGAGACGCCTCCGGGTGAGTGCCCGCAGTGCTGGCAGCACGCCTACGACCGGAGCGTTCACCGCCGCCTCAAGCCGCGTGAGGACTGCCCGCAGTGCGTGGACCACATGCGCAACGGCCACCCCTACCTCGTGCCCAAGCAGAAGACGGGCCGACGGTGA
- a CDS encoding FtsK/SpoIIIE domain-containing protein gives MSENVVHLYKDPTPEPEDAPTPPTPLTVVAEAPTVPLWVRSGRAIRRLVTDERTMTVGRAVVRHSLYTFNGGRIVARRTWDSRTGARYERMLRAAEAAGNYEVAEEWEERLQRFRDARHRRRMDLLHSPLDAAKGVAVGTGMSIGVLVGLGIVMALNTKEFGDVITPLRATIEFIAALIRIVQIIWPTAVVVGPLLALLAMWTVGSKQQAAPQWALPANVRSGEGEPITPSIVVKALRDLGVPALRNAIKEMGDAGAGMLGPIRIAGCGVEVDVTLPSGVSTIEVQNRRRKLAENLTRHEHEVFITIPQAARTVRLWVADSGALDEPIGPSPLVTDETMTADYAKGKAPWGQDLRGDAAALSLYQRHLLITGLSNQGKTVALRSLALWLSLDKSVQFLMGDLKGVGDWNMFEGLAEVLIQGPTDEHVIQVTEMVEGAVDEMNRRIQAPPGTQFPPLIVLVDEAQVAFMCPAKDDEKRPYGGSKANSRYFMAVRKIHNQGRAVNVLMWQGTQDPTNENLPKLVREGAHTRASLALGTESQARMALGDKAVDGGAAPNLLRPGLDRGTLVVASDGITIPAGQSSITVRTHYIDDDAAVVITDRAKAIRDGVTTLTVIERGEERDALADIAHVIGDASRLLTLDILKRLAVLSEDAYGAWTFGDLKRVLEAEGEEPKKSNGRMVVHRDHVLRALANRDGDGSASDAG, from the coding sequence ATGTCTGAGAACGTCGTTCACCTCTACAAGGACCCCACCCCCGAACCCGAGGACGCCCCGACCCCGCCCACCCCGCTGACGGTCGTCGCGGAGGCGCCGACGGTGCCGCTGTGGGTGCGCTCCGGCCGCGCGATCCGGCGTCTGGTCACCGACGAGCGGACCATGACCGTCGGCCGTGCGGTCGTCCGGCACAGCCTGTACACGTTCAACGGGGGCCGGATCGTGGCCCGCCGTACCTGGGACAGTCGTACCGGTGCCCGCTACGAACGCATGCTCCGCGCGGCGGAAGCTGCCGGGAACTATGAGGTGGCGGAGGAGTGGGAGGAGCGTCTCCAGCGCTTCCGCGACGCCCGCCACCGCCGCCGGATGGACCTGCTCCACTCGCCCCTGGACGCGGCCAAGGGCGTGGCCGTGGGCACCGGGATGAGCATCGGGGTGCTGGTCGGGCTCGGCATCGTGATGGCCCTGAACACAAAGGAATTCGGCGACGTCATCACCCCACTGAGGGCCACGATCGAGTTCATCGCCGCGCTGATCCGGATCGTGCAGATCATCTGGCCCACCGCGGTCGTTGTCGGCCCGCTGCTGGCGCTGTTGGCGATGTGGACGGTCGGCAGCAAGCAGCAGGCCGCCCCGCAGTGGGCTCTGCCCGCCAACGTGCGCAGCGGTGAGGGTGAACCGATCACCCCGTCCATCGTGGTCAAGGCCCTGCGTGACCTCGGGGTGCCCGCACTCAGGAACGCCATCAAGGAGATGGGCGACGCCGGCGCGGGCATGCTCGGGCCGATCCGGATCGCCGGATGCGGTGTCGAGGTCGACGTCACGCTTCCCTCGGGGGTGTCGACGATCGAAGTGCAGAACCGGCGCCGCAAGCTCGCGGAGAACCTCACCCGGCACGAGCACGAGGTGTTCATCACCATCCCGCAAGCTGCCCGCACGGTCCGGTTGTGGGTTGCCGACTCCGGCGCCCTGGACGAGCCGATCGGCCCGTCCCCGCTGGTCACCGACGAAACCATGACCGCCGATTACGCCAAGGGCAAGGCGCCGTGGGGGCAGGACCTGCGCGGGGATGCCGCCGCCCTGTCGCTGTATCAGCGCCACCTGCTCATCACGGGGCTGTCGAACCAGGGCAAGACCGTCGCGCTGCGCTCTCTGGCCCTGTGGCTGTCCCTGGACAAGTCGGTGCAGTTCCTGATGGGTGACCTCAAGGGCGTAGGCGACTGGAACATGTTCGAGGGTCTCGCCGAGGTGCTGATCCAGGGGCCCACCGACGAGCACGTCATCCAGGTGACCGAGATGGTCGAGGGCGCCGTGGACGAGATGAACCGCCGCATCCAGGCCCCGCCCGGAACGCAGTTCCCGCCCCTGATCGTCCTGGTGGACGAAGCGCAGGTGGCGTTCATGTGCCCCGCCAAGGACGACGAAAAGCGCCCCTACGGTGGCTCCAAGGCCAACTCCCGCTACTTCATGGCCGTCCGCAAAATCCACAACCAGGGCCGTGCGGTCAACGTCCTGATGTGGCAGGGCACCCAGGACCCCACCAACGAGAACCTGCCCAAGCTGGTCCGTGAGGGCGCGCACACCCGCGCCTCTCTCGCCCTGGGGACCGAGTCGCAGGCTCGGATGGCGCTCGGGGACAAGGCGGTCGACGGCGGGGCCGCGCCGAACCTGCTGCGTCCCGGTTTGGACCGGGGCACCCTGGTGGTCGCCTCCGACGGCATCACCATCCCGGCCGGACAGTCCTCCATCACGGTGCGCACGCACTACATCGACGACGACGCGGCCGTCGTCATCACGGACCGCGCCAAGGCCATACGGGACGGTGTCACCACCCTCACCGTCATCGAACGCGGCGAGGAGCGCGATGCGCTCGCCGACATCGCGCATGTGATCGGCGACGCGTCGCGGCTGCTCACCCTCGACATCCTCAAGCGGCTCGCCGTGCTCAGCGAGGACGCCTACGGTGCCTGGACGTTCGGCGACCTCAAGCGCGTGTTGGAGGCCGAGGGCGAGGAGCCCAAGAAGTCCAACGGACGCATGGTCGTCCACCGCGATCACGTCCTGCGCGCCCTCGCCAACCGTGACGGAGACGGTTCCGCTTCCGACGCCGGATAG
- a CDS encoding bifunctional DNA primase/polymerase, giving the protein MTQATDIRREGNRPLLPPDHLQTALRLAAGGLPVLPLRAGKLPFGNCPTCARNACGGRPNMRTPGRCACPAPCHGWAAATTDPHTLNSPQWTRAWREAAAVAYHPGGAGLTIVDLDTPDAIDWARATLPRTRTVPTTRGEHWFYLGTMPSANAVRPGVDIKSLMQYARWLAPGEGATAPLPDAVRALVVKQAPKPSRAPQSLTAPVPGIRGACPHRTPAYLARGLAMAEQRITQARSEIHATVYRTFLAVLSTHGGCGCLTEAHVARLFTAAQAKGESARHCTDAWTNARTALGM; this is encoded by the coding sequence ATGACCCAAGCCACCGACATCCGGCGAGAGGGCAACCGGCCCTTACTGCCTCCTGATCACCTGCAGACCGCCTTGCGCCTCGCGGCTGGCGGTCTGCCCGTGCTGCCTCTGCGGGCGGGGAAGCTGCCGTTCGGGAACTGCCCCACCTGCGCCCGCAACGCATGCGGGGGCCGGCCGAACATGCGGACCCCCGGCCGCTGCGCCTGCCCCGCCCCGTGCCACGGCTGGGCCGCCGCCACCACCGACCCCCACACCCTCAACTCCCCCCAGTGGACGCGAGCATGGCGGGAAGCGGCGGCAGTCGCTTACCACCCCGGAGGCGCCGGACTCACCATCGTCGACCTCGACACCCCGGACGCCATCGACTGGGCCCGCGCCACCCTGCCTCGCACGCGGACCGTGCCAACCACGCGGGGTGAGCACTGGTTCTACCTGGGGACCATGCCGTCCGCGAACGCGGTCCGGCCCGGCGTCGACATCAAGTCCCTTATGCAGTACGCCCGTTGGCTGGCTCCCGGCGAGGGCGCCACGGCGCCTCTGCCGGACGCTGTGCGCGCCCTGGTGGTGAAGCAGGCGCCCAAGCCTTCCAGGGCGCCACAGAGCCTCACAGCGCCCGTTCCGGGCATTCGGGGCGCGTGCCCGCACCGCACACCCGCCTACCTTGCCCGTGGCCTGGCCATGGCAGAGCAGCGCATCACACAGGCGCGCAGCGAGATCCACGCGACGGTCTATCGCACGTTCCTCGCGGTGCTGTCGACGCACGGTGGGTGTGGCTGCCTGACCGAAGCGCACGTTGCCCGGCTGTTCACCGCAGCTCAGGCCAAGGGCGAATCGGCCCGGCACTGCACCGACGCGTGGACCAACGCCCGCACTGCACTGGGGATGTGA
- a CDS encoding ATP-binding protein, with protein sequence MSEDDKNPARQVIADYAHSHFRYFRTADGTVYAQKNGHPVARPIRSQGTTGSHRQELMVGLFRDGVGVFNGTALKEALDLIEALALSEEVQPTYIRVAPGYDGATWLDLGRADGQSVRIHPTGWEVKVPDPREVSWRRTQLTGELPLPARDTNGKGIDLLLRLCNFATAETECLAIAWLIGCLGPSVPVPAPFLTGPQGAGKSTGGRMLVRIIEGMTGDLRRAPKDEENLIAAVAAGWVTALDNLSHMTPDLSDAMCCIVTGAENVKRALFTDGDVFRVGYRRPLLLTGIDVGVIRPDLAERLLPLRLERPKVRRTEAELWTEYAEVLPVVLGSLLDLTVKVRAVDAETPTDLRMADFAHLCAQLDGATGLGALAAYRASLDDLNDDVIEGDLLAQTVLRHAETIEPGQAQRMTSTEWLHCLSRLYSDEDMRALPKGWPTTGKVLSDRLKRLQPTLAARGVLVDSGRTREGRYLEMARASISPPHAQEAAF encoded by the coding sequence GTGTCCGAGGACGACAAGAACCCCGCCCGTCAGGTCATCGCCGACTACGCGCACTCCCACTTCCGCTACTTCCGCACCGCCGACGGCACCGTCTACGCACAGAAGAACGGCCACCCCGTCGCCCGCCCGATCCGCTCCCAGGGCACCACCGGAAGCCACCGCCAAGAACTCATGGTCGGCCTCTTCCGCGACGGGGTCGGAGTCTTCAACGGCACCGCCTTGAAGGAGGCGTTGGACTTGATCGAAGCGCTCGCCCTGTCCGAGGAGGTGCAGCCCACATACATCCGCGTCGCCCCCGGCTACGACGGAGCGACGTGGTTGGACCTGGGCCGTGCCGACGGCCAGTCGGTGCGCATCCACCCCACCGGATGGGAGGTCAAGGTCCCGGACCCGCGTGAGGTGTCCTGGCGCCGGACACAGCTCACCGGGGAACTCCCGCTCCCTGCTCGGGACACGAACGGCAAGGGAATCGATCTCCTGCTGAGGCTGTGCAACTTCGCCACAGCGGAGACGGAGTGCCTGGCCATCGCGTGGCTGATCGGCTGTCTCGGGCCGTCCGTGCCCGTCCCGGCCCCGTTCCTCACCGGCCCCCAGGGGGCGGGCAAGTCGACGGGCGGCCGGATGCTCGTCCGGATCATCGAGGGCATGACCGGTGACCTGCGGCGGGCGCCGAAGGATGAGGAGAACCTGATTGCAGCGGTCGCGGCAGGGTGGGTGACCGCGCTGGACAACCTCTCCCACATGACCCCGGACCTGTCGGATGCGATGTGCTGCATCGTGACCGGAGCCGAGAACGTCAAGCGCGCCCTGTTCACCGACGGGGATGTCTTCCGCGTCGGCTACCGCCGCCCCCTGCTCCTCACCGGGATCGACGTCGGAGTCATCCGTCCCGACCTCGCCGAACGCCTCCTCCCGCTCCGTCTGGAACGGCCGAAGGTGCGGCGCACGGAAGCCGAACTGTGGACGGAGTACGCCGAGGTGCTGCCCGTCGTCCTCGGCTCGCTCCTGGACCTGACGGTCAAGGTCCGGGCCGTGGACGCGGAGACTCCCACCGATCTGCGGATGGCGGACTTCGCGCACCTGTGTGCCCAGCTCGACGGTGCCACCGGGTTGGGGGCGCTCGCCGCCTACCGGGCCAGTCTCGATGACCTCAACGACGACGTCATTGAGGGCGACCTGCTGGCACAGACCGTGCTCCGGCATGCCGAGACCATCGAGCCGGGCCAGGCGCAGCGGATGACGTCCACAGAGTGGCTGCACTGCCTCAGCCGCCTCTACAGCGACGAGGACATGCGCGCACTGCCCAAAGGCTGGCCCACCACAGGAAAGGTACTCTCCGACCGTCTCAAGCGGCTCCAACCCACGCTTGCCGCTCGCGGGGTCCTCGTTGACTCCGGACGCACCCGAGAGGGCCGCTATCTCGAAATGGCCCGTGCGTCCATCTCGCCGCCGCACGCGCAGGAAGCGGCGTTCTGA
- a CDS encoding helix-turn-helix domain-containing protein, which produces MLTLVPSEPQALTVAEAMTALRLSRSKIYDLIRSKQLPSYTSGRARRIPVDAVRNYMRDRLEEAA; this is translated from the coding sequence GTGCTCACCCTCGTACCCAGCGAGCCGCAAGCACTGACCGTCGCTGAAGCCATGACGGCGCTGCGCCTGAGTCGCAGCAAGATTTACGACCTCATTCGTTCGAAACAGCTCCCGAGCTACACGTCCGGCCGAGCCCGCCGCATCCCGGTCGACGCCGTACGCAACTACATGCGCGACCGACTGGAGGAAGCAGCCTGA